In bacterium, the genomic stretch AGACATCTTTTATATTTGCGCTGATAATAATTTCACTTAAATAAAAATACTGGGTATAATAATAAGAAGGTACATTAATATAGCCAAAAATTAAGTTATTCTTAACCATTGGAGATGATAAAGTTCTCCATTCTGGAGGTTTAGGAGTACTTCCCTCAGGTGTTGAAAATTGTATGAACAATAACCTAATCCAATTAGGATAAAGGCTTGCATGGTCTATTTTATGAGAAAAAAGGATTTCTAAATAAATCGTAGCCTCACCACTCTTATTCCATCTCCCTTTTATAGAAACAATCTTTGGTGGGTTCATATCAATAACCCTGGTTGAAATGGTCGCCTCTTTAAGCTCAAAGGATTTGTTTGTTAGAGAAATGGTTGCCTTGATTGGCTCATCAGGAAAATAGGCAATCTTATCCAATGATATATCCAAATCAGTCTCAATGCCCTTGATGTTTATATCAAAATTAAAGCTTAAAATATCAGAAAAATCATCCTTTAATTCTATTATAAGCTTATAACCAAGGGTTTTCACATAATCTGGGATATTGAATATCTGGGTAGAAGACCCCTTAGGTATAATTAGCGAGGATGAGCTTGAGGCTATTAAATTGTCATTATCCATAAGCCTTAAGCTAAGATTAACATTCTTTTCATTCCCCCTATTGTTAAAAATAATCCCTATATCTTCCCCTCTTGTAAAATCCATTTTGTTTAAACCTACCTCCACCATACCAGAAATAGAAATCTTCTCATCAAGGCTTAATGTCAAACCCCTCTCCTTTTCCCTAAAATCTGCCCTAATCGTATATGTTCCTTTTTCTATCTTAAGCCGGTTTGGAATAATAAAGGGAATAGATGATAAGGAAAGGCTTTTTGATGTAGCTGTTCCTGTTTTTGTCCCAAGTGTTTCTTTGTCTTTTATAAGAAAGATATTATAGTTAAATTCTAAATCCTTTATCGCTTTACTCTCAATGCAGATATTTATCTCATCACCACCAAAAACAGGCTCATCTTTGGTAAGATAAAGGTTCATTTTATCTATTAAAATCCATTGGGAAATCTTTGCCCATCCTTTTATTTCTAAATTAAACATAGAACGATCAGATGGCCAAAATGGGACAAAAATGGCGATGGTAGATGTTCCACCGGAAAGGCAGGTACCCGTTCCCTTAAAATTCCAATTGCATAAGCTTGCCTCAAATTCATAGGGAGAATCTACACCACCTTGGTTTTCTACAATGACCGTTAAGGTTTCTCCAGTAGCATACCTCTCTTTTTCTAAGGGTTTAATCACAAGCTTTGCCTTTGGAATTACAAAGCTTATTGTTTTTGTAATTGTAGAGTCCTCCTTTATTCCCCTAATTTCAATGGGATATATACCCGGTTTTACACCTTCTGGAATAATGGGATTATAAACCAGGTAGACTTTTGCTTTAGGAGCCAGACCAATTGAAGTCTGTATCTCAAACCCTATATCTGGGATGGAAAGAGAAAGCAAAAAATCCTCTAATCTAAAGCTTCCATTATTGATAACCTCAACCCCGATATTCATCCTATCCCTTATCCGATAAAATGGCTTGTCAAACTTTGGATTTATAATAATTGATGAGGGGATTTCACTTTTTCCCGAAAGCAATATGCCTCCTTCTTCATCTTCTATTGTATAATTTAATCTATATGTCCCAAAGAGAATTTTAGGAATGTAAATCTCTGAACTTATTGTCCTTGTTTCATTTGGCTCTATATTGCTTAATGTTATTGTCTTCTTAATCTCATTATTGTCTGGACAATTTAGGCTTATGACCAATTTAGGAGAAAAGGCAGTATTTGACCCTTTGTTTGCTATAGTGAAGAAAATAGTATTTGTTCCCTTTATAAATGTTTCTGAAGGCTCTAATTTAAGGGAAAGAAAAGCCTTTAGTATCTTAAAATAATTGGCAGAATATCCAATCCTTTCGTTATTTTTTGAGACATCAGCACAAATTATGTAGTAGCCAGAGGTAGCAGTGCTTGGGATGGTAAATCCAAATTCTTGTATAGATTCTGTTCCAAGTAATATATCCCTTTCTTCTTGAAAGAGCAATGTATTATTTGGATGGGATATTTTAAGGTTAAGCTTTAGGTTGTATTCCTGGGATATTTTGTTTTTAACCTTAACAGTAATAGTCGCCACATCGCCTAGTGTGTATTGTTCTCTATCTTTTTCTATCTCTGCATCTAGTGATAAGCAAATAAGCTTTCCCCCAATTGACCTTACCCCTAAGTATCTTTCTCCCTCATAAAAGTAGATCCAAAGTCGCCAACCCCCAAAACCATACCACCTTGTAGCTGTAGTAATAAAGGGAATAATTAAACTTTCTTTGCTTGGAATAGTGAAATTTCCTATGTAATTCTTTCCTCCATGAACCCATTCCCAATAAGTTGTTATCGTCTTTGTCTCTTGAGTGTTATTAGCAATATAGATGGAAAATGTATATTTCTCTCCCTCTAGTAATATATCCGTAGGGCTTGTAAGAGAGAATAAAAGACCAGGAAGGGGATTGGTTTGGGAAAGGTGTTTTGAAACAGCAAAGTAAAAGATGGGGTCATTTCCTTGGTCAGTTACTTTGTAGATTCCAAGCTTTGATTTTTCTTTTGCATAGTAGGTAAATGTTTGAAAATAGGGATATTCGCCCAGAAGCTCTTTATCAGGGGAATATACCCTTAGGGTTGCTGTATTTGGGATGCTTAGGGTGTAGGTCAATGTTTCCCCTGGCTTTATCTCTGGGATTTCTTTCTGGCTCTTGGCAAAGGTAATGAGGTTGTTAATCATAAGATTTTCTTCTTTTGATACCTGATTCCTTTTGTATCCCCAGTCAGAGTATAATGTTCCTACAATAATGCTTCCCTTTCCATAGGGATAGATAAGCATTGCTGGTAAGCCATTCTTTGTTCTTGCTAATATAATTGTGGCATTATCTGGCCATTTGGTAAAATAACCATCTACTGAGGCATCCATTCCTTGCTTTTGCTGGCTTGAGATTATTGGATGGTAATTCTGGATATAGACAGCATTTGAATAGCAGGATTGGTCTTCCCTCCAGCCATAGGCAGATAGATTTCCGGGAAGAATCTGAAAATCCTCTCCATATTGTTGAGCAAAGCAGATGATTGTTCCTCCACCCTTTGCATAGTCTTTTAGCTTTTCTTTGAATGATTGTGTATTTAAGCCATCTAATCCACCGGTTGGAATTAGTAAAATTGGGTATTTGGTGAATAAACTTAATTCTCCACTTGGGTCTCTTAGATTGAATGTTTCTCCTATGTCTTTTAGCATATCACAAACCGCCATTGAAAATCCATTGTTTAAAATGAGAATCTTTGAGTTAAAGTCTACCTCTACCTTGTCATAATGGATTGTGCTTACATCCATTGTCTCATCTGGATGGTCACAGCCTGGGGATTTTACCGTTTTTGACTTTGTCTCTATCTTAAAGGAATAGGTGATATTACTTTCATTCCCTGCTTCATCCCTTGCCTTAAGGTAAAAGGTATAATCTCCCTCATCTAGGTTGTATGATGCAGAGGGATTGTTTGAAAAAACCTCGCTTTTTTTCCCAAGGCTATATGAATATGAAAGATTACTTGGTAAAGTTACATTATCGCTTCCTGCCCAGGAAAATGATGCATTTCCTTTGTTTGTGGAAGAGCCTATAAACTTATCCTTACAATCATATTTATTGACTATTTCTGCATTTTTAATATTTGTCTCTGTAAGCCATACATTGGGTGGGGTGGTGTCAGGGGGTGGTATGTAGATAGGATGGTCGGTGATTTTCTTTCCCTCTGGGTATTCTATTGCCTCCTCTAGGATTCCAGAGATAGAAACAGATATTTTATGAACAAGGTCATCATCCTTTGCCAGCTCACCTCTTGAGGTAACCTCCATTGTGGTTTCTTTCTTTCCCCCGGCGGGAAGGGTTAATTGTGTTTCTGGATATTTTGAAATGTAGAGGCAACCTGATGATTCTATACAATCCAAGGAAAGGTTTGCCTTGTATTCCTTCTTTGTCTTATTCTCAATGGTTATCTTATGAGACTTTGTCTGGTTTGGCTTAAATGAATGGTATGTTGGGTCAATCTGAACAATAAAACCAGCCTTTGTTTTGAAGGTAAATGAATAATATTCTAGGGGATTTCCTGCCTTATCCTTAATTGCTCCTTTTTGGATTGCTACGCTATATTCTGTCATTGGTTTAAATTGTTCTGGTTCAAAACAAATACTACCGTCCACAAATACAAACCAATTACCTGAAACAGGAGGGGAAATCCTGCATTTTGTCTTATCAAAGCTATTTGAGTCAATCCCAGAGGCATAATTATTCACCTCTGGGTCTTCAATATTTATTGAGACAATCTTATCAAGAGGAACATTTTCTTCCCCATCTGCTGGGTTGGTGGATTTAACCTCGGGATTTGTGGTGTCGATGTAAAATTTATGCCAAGTATCATGACCATTGTAGATTCCATCACCATCTGTATCCAATTCTCCCTCAGGATTTTTAGAGCTGTCATCCTCATTAAAATGGTCTAGCCCTTTTACCATCAATGTTGCAAGTCCATCCCACTTATCACCCTGATTGGAAGGAATGTCTATATAACCATCCCAGGTGTCATTGTCGTATAAAGTCTTTAGCCAGAATTCATGCTTAACCTCAATTGGGTCTTCACTACCTGCCGGCTTTAAATAGACTTTGGTTGGCTGTCCGAATAATCCTGTATCCATTCCTTCAGAAAACCTTATCTTTACCCTTAATCTTCCAGCATTGGCAGGCTTCTTTTGACAACCAGAGAGGTCTCCAGGGTATGAAGAATCAATAAAAGGATAGGTTAGATCAGGATATTTGTAGGTATAGATTTCTTCCTTGTCTATTCCTACCTCTCTATTTACCTCAACCTTAAGGATTTTAGGGGCAAGGTATAACCGCATTGTTGGACCATTAAGCTGGGCTCCTAAATTTGAATTAACGCTATTAGCATAGGCATAAACATAGTGTATGGTATCATTGTTTTTCTCACCATCCACATCATCCCTTAATCCACCAATGTTGTAAAAGAGGTTTTCCGCTGCCTCACGGTTTTTATCAACAGTACTGGTACCTGCAAATCCCAAGAAATTTCTAGCATTAAAAGCATTGGCAAGGGGAAAGGAACGACAACCAGCTATAAAAACAATGGATTTATCTTTATGACAGGCTCTTGTTTGAATAAATGATCTTTTTACAGCAATTCCATAGTATGTTGGATTTTTCTGATGATCATAGGTAGTATAAATTTCTGTTGGTGAATATCCAGTTGCTATATATTCCTCAAATTTTTCATTTCGTCTTCTTTCGCCATCATCAGTATAAGGATAGGTTTCAACCAATAAACTTACAGATCCTGCATGTGAATGGACAAAGAATACTCCATAGGGACTAGATAAGGCTTTTGTAAATTCAGAAAGGGTTGCATCTTCTGGGTCTAAATCTGAGTGGGAGTTAACCTTGGAATCAAGTCGATAATTATGATAATTATGTCCTTCGTGATCAAATAGATTCTTCATTTCATCTTCACCACCATTATTCAGTGTAAATCTGCAAGGAGCAAAGACAAATGCTTTACGAGGCTCTGGAACTTCTAATCCATAAAGGAAAGAGGTTATAATAAGAAAGCTTAGAATAATCTGTCTCATTGTTTACTCCTTCCACTCTTTAGGGTCATAGTTATAAAAGATTGATTTGGCAGTATCATCATAAGCCCAAGCAGTATCCTCATCACCAGCAAGCAAAATCATTAGTTTCTTTATTTTTTCTTTATTGCTTAATTTAGGGTTTTCCATAATGTTTATAACAGATTCCTTAGCGTCAGAGTCCATACCACCTGTTTCTCCACTATAATCAAATGTCAAAATTCTGTTGTTTCTCAGCCCTAGTTCGCAAGATTCTTTCTCCTGCTTTGCTAACTTTATCCTATCCTT encodes the following:
- a CDS encoding Ig-like domain-containing protein produces the protein MRQIILSFLIITSFLYGLEVPEPRKAFVFAPCRFTLNNGGEDEMKNLFDHEGHNYHNYRLDSKVNSHSDLDPEDATLSEFTKALSSPYGVFFVHSHAGSVSLLVETYPYTDDGERRRNEKFEEYIATGYSPTEIYTTYDHQKNPTYYGIAVKRSFIQTRACHKDKSIVFIAGCRSFPLANAFNARNFLGFAGTSTVDKNREAAENLFYNIGGLRDDVDGEKNNDTIHYVYAYANSVNSNLGAQLNGPTMRLYLAPKILKVEVNREVGIDKEEIYTYKYPDLTYPFIDSSYPGDLSGCQKKPANAGRLRVKIRFSEGMDTGLFGQPTKVYLKPAGSEDPIEVKHEFWLKTLYDNDTWDGYIDIPSNQGDKWDGLATLMVKGLDHFNEDDSSKNPEGELDTDGDGIYNGHDTWHKFYIDTTNPEVKSTNPADGEENVPLDKIVSINIEDPEVNNYASGIDSNSFDKTKCRISPPVSGNWFVFVDGSICFEPEQFKPMTEYSVAIQKGAIKDKAGNPLEYYSFTFKTKAGFIVQIDPTYHSFKPNQTKSHKITIENKTKKEYKANLSLDCIESSGCLYISKYPETQLTLPAGGKKETTMEVTSRGELAKDDDLVHKISVSISGILEEAIEYPEGKKITDHPIYIPPPDTTPPNVWLTETNIKNAEIVNKYDCKDKFIGSSTNKGNASFSWAGSDNVTLPSNLSYSYSLGKKSEVFSNNPSASYNLDEGDYTFYLKARDEAGNESNITYSFKIETKSKTVKSPGCDHPDETMDVSTIHYDKVEVDFNSKILILNNGFSMAVCDMLKDIGETFNLRDPSGELSLFTKYPILLIPTGGLDGLNTQSFKEKLKDYAKGGGTIICFAQQYGEDFQILPGNLSAYGWREDQSCYSNAVYIQNYHPIISSQQKQGMDASVDGYFTKWPDNATIILARTKNGLPAMLIYPYGKGSIIVGTLYSDWGYKRNQVSKEENLMINNLITFAKSQKEIPEIKPGETLTYTLSIPNTATLRVYSPDKELLGEYPYFQTFTYYAKEKSKLGIYKVTDQGNDPIFYFAVSKHLSQTNPLPGLLFSLTSPTDILLEGEKYTFSIYIANNTQETKTITTYWEWVHGGKNYIGNFTIPSKESLIIPFITTATRWYGFGGWRLWIYFYEGERYLGVRSIGGKLICLSLDAEIEKDREQYTLGDVATITVKVKNKISQEYNLKLNLKISHPNNTLLFQEERDILLGTESIQEFGFTIPSTATSGYYIICADVSKNNERIGYSANYFKILKAFLSLKLEPSETFIKGTNTIFFTIANKGSNTAFSPKLVISLNCPDNNEIKKTITLSNIEPNETRTISSEIYIPKILFGTYRLNYTIEDEEGGILLSGKSEIPSSIIINPKFDKPFYRIRDRMNIGVEVINNGSFRLEDFLLSLSIPDIGFEIQTSIGLAPKAKVYLVYNPIIPEGVKPGIYPIEIRGIKEDSTITKTISFVIPKAKLVIKPLEKERYATGETLTVIVENQGGVDSPYEFEASLCNWNFKGTGTCLSGGTSTIAIFVPFWPSDRSMFNLEIKGWAKISQWILIDKMNLYLTKDEPVFGGDEINICIESKAIKDLEFNYNIFLIKDKETLGTKTGTATSKSLSLSSIPFIIPNRLKIEKGTYTIRADFREKERGLTLSLDEKISISGMVEVGLNKMDFTRGEDIGIIFNNRGNEKNVNLSLRLMDNDNLIASSSSSLIIPKGSSTQIFNIPDYVKTLGYKLIIELKDDFSDILSFNFDINIKGIETDLDISLDKIAYFPDEPIKATISLTNKSFELKEATISTRVIDMNPPKIVSIKGRWNKSGEATIYLEILFSHKIDHASLYPNWIRLLFIQFSTPEGSTPKPPEWRTLSSPMVKNNLIFGYINVPSYYYTQYFYLSEIIISANIKDVYGNSLDGNRNGVEEGSAIDDWKTTGFILQWCGPEEFQLDVSPSELPQLFTNLYKQ